From Chloroflexota bacterium, one genomic window encodes:
- the tkt gene encoding transketolase, giving the protein MQRWTPELENLCVNTIRTLAIDAVQKANSGHPGMPMGMADAAFVLWVKFLRHNPRNPQWVNRDRFILSAGHGSMLLYSLLHLTGYDLPLEELKRFRQWESKTPGHPEYGLTPGVETTTGPLGQGFANGVGMALAERLLATRFNRPGFDIVDHYTYAIVSDGDLMEGISHEAAALAGHLRLGKIIYLYDDNGISIDGPTSLAYSDDVAKRFEAYHWHVQRVDGHDRKAVEEAIRAAQEETERPSLIMCRTHIAYGSPNKQDTAASHGAPLGEEEVKLTKRNLGWPEDAEFYIPEEALAVFRQAVDEGAQREQAWNELFARYKAEHPDLAAEFERVMAGELPEGWDADLPAFSAGDPDIATRAASGAALNALVPAIPELIGGSADLTPSNNTRAKGMQEVKPGDFSGRYIHFGVREHGMGSLLNGIALHGGLIPYGGTFMVFSDYMRPPVRLAAMMGIRVIFIFTHDSIFVGEDGPTHQPVEHLAALRSIPNLVVIRPADANETVEAWKVALTRSGPTALALTRQKLPILDRSQLAPATELRKGGYTLVDAPNGQPDVILIATGSEVALALQARDLLAADGIQARVVNLPSWELFEEQPQSYRDEVLPPDITRRVGVEAAVRLGWDRYIGPEGIFIGLDRFGASAPYKILAEKLGFTPERVAEAARSLMR; this is encoded by the coding sequence ATGCAGAGATGGACACCCGAACTCGAAAACCTGTGCGTGAATACGATCCGTACCCTGGCCATAGACGCCGTTCAGAAGGCGAATTCCGGCCACCCCGGCATGCCCATGGGAATGGCCGACGCGGCATTCGTCCTGTGGGTCAAATTCCTGCGCCACAACCCCAGGAATCCGCAATGGGTGAACCGGGATCGCTTCATCCTCTCGGCCGGGCATGGCTCTATGCTGCTCTATAGCCTGCTCCACCTCACCGGCTACGACCTCCCCCTGGAGGAGCTGAAGCGCTTTCGCCAGTGGGAGAGCAAGACGCCCGGCCACCCCGAATACGGCCTGACGCCGGGCGTGGAGACCACCACCGGGCCACTGGGCCAGGGCTTCGCCAACGGGGTCGGTATGGCGCTGGCCGAGCGACTGCTGGCCACCCGATTCAACCGCCCCGGGTTCGACATCGTCGATCACTACACATACGCCATCGTCAGCGACGGCGACCTGATGGAGGGGATCTCCCACGAGGCGGCCGCGCTGGCAGGGCACCTCCGACTGGGCAAGATCATCTATCTGTACGACGACAACGGGATCTCCATTGACGGCCCCACCAGCCTGGCGTACAGCGACGACGTGGCCAAGCGGTTCGAGGCCTACCACTGGCACGTGCAGCGGGTGGATGGACACGATCGTAAGGCGGTCGAGGAGGCGATCCGGGCCGCCCAGGAGGAGACGGAGCGCCCCTCCCTCATCATGTGTCGCACCCACATCGCCTACGGCAGCCCCAACAAGCAGGACACCGCCGCATCCCACGGCGCCCCCCTTGGCGAGGAGGAGGTCAAGCTGACTAAGCGCAATCTGGGGTGGCCGGAGGATGCGGAGTTCTACATCCCCGAGGAGGCGCTGGCCGTCTTCCGCCAGGCCGTGGACGAGGGAGCTCAGCGGGAGCAGGCATGGAATGAGCTGTTCGCCCGCTATAAGGCGGAGCATCCTGATCTGGCCGCCGAGTTTGAGCGCGTGATGGCAGGCGAGCTGCCCGAGGGCTGGGACGCCGACCTGCCCGCTTTCTCCGCCGGGGATCCGGACATCGCCACCCGGGCGGCCTCTGGAGCGGCCCTCAACGCGCTGGTCCCCGCCATCCCGGAGCTGATCGGTGGCTCCGCCGATCTCACACCGTCGAACAACACGCGCGCCAAGGGGATGCAGGAGGTCAAGCCCGGCGACTTCAGCGGCCGCTACATTCACTTCGGCGTGCGAGAGCACGGCATGGGCAGCCTCCTCAACGGCATCGCGCTTCACGGCGGGCTGATCCCCTACGGCGGCACGTTCATGGTCTTCTCCGACTACATGCGTCCCCCCGTACGCCTGGCGGCCATGATGGGGATACGCGTGATCTTCATCTTCACCCACGATTCCATCTTCGTCGGCGAGGATGGCCCCACCCACCAGCCCGTGGAGCACTTGGCCGCGCTGCGCTCCATCCCCAACCTGGTGGTCATCCGCCCGGCCGACGCCAACGAGACGGTGGAGGCGTGGAAGGTCGCGCTGACCCGCAGCGGCCCCACCGCGCTGGCCCTCACGCGCCAGAAGCTGCCCATCCTGGACCGTTCCCAACTGGCCCCCGCCACCGAGTTGCGCAAGGGCGGCTACACCCTGGTCGACGCGCCCAACGGCCAGCCGGACGTGATCCTGATCGCTACCGGATCCGAGGTGGCGCTGGCGTTGCAGGCCCGTGATCTGCTGGCCGCCGACGGGATCCAGGCCCGCGTCGTGAACCTGCCGAGCTGGGAGCTGTTCGAGGAACAGCCACAGAGCTATCGGGATGAGGTGCTTCCGCCGGACATCACCCGACGGGTAGGCGTGGAGGCGGCCGTGCGTCTGGGATGGGACCGCTACATCGGGCCCGAGGGGATCTTCATCGGACTGGACCGCTTCGGCGCCTCCGCCCCGTACAAGATCCTGGCGGAGAAGCTCGGGTTCACACCCGAACGCGTGGCCGAGGCCGCTCGATCGCTGATGAGATAG
- a CDS encoding glycosyltransferase family 4 protein has product MRVTMVGPFGMRTRGTMWRRAAPIARALARRDHQVTVVVPPWDSPRDAGRIWEDDGVRIVNTPIGHPARILGWMLWEVLDGHPDVVHIFKPKAYAGFVLQLLWHARQLGLWHGRLILDADDWEGSGGWNERLGYPAPARWLFAWQERWGFRHADALTVASKWLAAQAHALGAQRVAHVPNGVDPAMYSKRPSRAPDEPTALLLTRFVEFTPAQLVDIWSPVHARLPTARLIVAGDTTGDPGRIARRMMAAALPRAHVQWRGLVPFADIPSLCAQADVALFPAGAHRINRAKCPARLADVMAAGLAVVAARIGEHETYVRHGETGLLVPPGDDQALADAAIALLRDRPQAQRMGEAGRRRMMTRFTWERLVETVEDIYNGAKRRHQARPIALPDGEGIQER; this is encoded by the coding sequence GTGCGCGTGACCATGGTCGGGCCGTTTGGAATGCGCACCCGGGGCACGATGTGGCGCCGCGCCGCACCGATCGCTCGCGCCCTGGCCCGGCGCGACCATCAGGTTACCGTGGTCGTGCCCCCCTGGGACAGCCCCAGGGACGCGGGCCGGATCTGGGAGGACGACGGCGTGCGCATTGTGAACACGCCCATCGGCCATCCGGCCCGGATCCTGGGCTGGATGCTGTGGGAGGTGCTCGACGGCCATCCCGACGTGGTGCACATCTTCAAGCCCAAGGCATACGCCGGCTTCGTCCTCCAGCTCCTGTGGCACGCCCGGCAGCTCGGCCTGTGGCATGGGCGACTGATCCTGGACGCGGACGATTGGGAGGGATCGGGAGGATGGAACGAGCGCCTGGGCTATCCGGCCCCGGCGCGCTGGCTGTTCGCCTGGCAAGAGCGCTGGGGATTCCGGCACGCCGACGCGCTGACCGTCGCATCGAAGTGGCTGGCGGCTCAAGCCCACGCACTGGGAGCCCAGCGCGTGGCCCACGTGCCCAACGGCGTGGACCCGGCCATGTATTCGAAGCGGCCGAGCCGCGCGCCCGATGAGCCCACAGCACTCCTGCTCACCCGGTTCGTGGAGTTCACGCCCGCCCAGCTGGTGGACATCTGGAGTCCCGTGCACGCCCGGCTGCCCACAGCGCGCCTCATCGTGGCCGGGGACACGACCGGGGACCCGGGCAGGATCGCCAGGCGCATGATGGCTGCCGCACTGCCCCGGGCGCACGTCCAATGGCGAGGCCTCGTCCCCTTCGCCGATATCCCATCGCTGTGCGCCCAGGCAGACGTGGCACTCTTCCCGGCCGGGGCCCACCGGATCAATCGGGCCAAATGCCCGGCGCGCCTGGCGGATGTGATGGCCGCCGGGCTGGCCGTCGTGGCCGCCCGGATCGGGGAACATGAGACATACGTGCGCCACGGGGAGACCGGACTACTCGTCCCGCCGGGGGACGACCAAGCGCTGGCCGATGCCGCGATCGCCCTCCTGCGGGATCGCCCGCAGGCCCAGCGCATGGGAGAGGCCGGCCGGCGGCGCATGATGACGCGCTTCACGTGGGAACGGCTGGTGGAAACCGTGGAAGATATCTACAATGGCGCGAAGAGACGCCACCAAGCGAGACCCATTGCCCTGCCTGACGGCGAGGGGATCCAGGAGAGGTAA
- a CDS encoding VanZ family protein, producing the protein MTTYPSRIRRWLSSKWGHWLPPIAWMGVIFLLSSRPDLPNLTPGLPDLQNVLAHMTEYGILAYLLARALDYGRYVNRTHLWTIGVVMLYAASDEWHQKFVPGRHADPVDWVVDVTGALLVLGLRHWWIRRQRTTNRRPAPAESGYPQTTEAARRRSSDA; encoded by the coding sequence ATGACGACCTATCCATCCCGCATACGTCGATGGCTATCCAGCAAGTGGGGGCATTGGCTTCCCCCCATCGCCTGGATGGGAGTGATCTTTCTGCTTTCCTCCAGGCCGGATCTGCCCAACCTGACTCCCGGCCTCCCCGATCTGCAGAACGTGCTTGCCCACATGACCGAGTACGGCATCCTGGCCTACCTGCTGGCCCGCGCCCTCGACTATGGCCGTTATGTCAACAGAACGCACCTATGGACGATCGGGGTCGTCATGCTGTACGCGGCCAGCGACGAATGGCATCAGAAATTCGTGCCCGGCCGCCACGCGGACCCGGTCGACTGGGTTGTGGATGTCACGGGAGCGTTGCTGGTTCTGGGTCTGCGCCATTGGTGGATACGTCGGCAAAGGACGACCAATCGACGCCCGGCACCGGCCGAATCAGGATATCCCCAAACAACTGAGGCTGCTCGACGACGATCCTCTGACGCTTGA
- a CDS encoding segregation/condensation protein A, whose amino-acid sequence MPPVWNLPSYEIELPVFHGPLDLLLHLIEREELDISAVSLAQVTEQYLDYLSRLEELEAGVLADFLVIAARLILIKSRFLLPRPEVPEDEEEEEDPGEALARQLREYKCFKMVAEQLRDRERQGLRAYVRVASAPVVERRLDLGNVSLQDLLIAMQEVLAEKPPAPADPVVQPLTITIHDKIMLAGRLLRERSVVRFRDLLDRATHRVEVAVTLLAVLELIKRQRIVVEQPQLFGDILIRPVPGVDWSSFADVSTNGADPEPATLP is encoded by the coding sequence ATGCCGCCTGTCTGGAACCTGCCGTCTTATGAGATCGAGCTGCCCGTGTTTCACGGGCCTTTGGACCTGCTCCTCCACCTGATCGAGCGGGAGGAGCTGGACATCTCGGCTGTCTCGCTGGCCCAGGTGACGGAGCAATACCTGGATTACCTCTCGCGCCTGGAGGAGCTGGAGGCCGGGGTGCTGGCCGATTTCCTCGTGATCGCAGCGCGATTGATCCTGATCAAGTCTCGCTTTTTGCTCCCCAGGCCGGAGGTTCCGGAGGATGAGGAGGAAGAGGAGGATCCGGGCGAGGCGCTGGCGCGTCAGCTGCGGGAGTACAAGTGCTTCAAGATGGTGGCCGAGCAGCTGCGGGATCGGGAGCGACAGGGCCTGCGGGCGTATGTGCGGGTGGCTTCGGCCCCCGTCGTGGAGCGGCGACTGGACCTGGGGAACGTCTCCCTGCAAGACCTCCTGATCGCCATGCAGGAGGTGTTGGCGGAGAAACCCCCCGCTCCGGCCGATCCCGTCGTCCAGCCGTTGACCATCACCATCCACGACAAGATCATGCTCGCCGGGCGGCTATTGCGGGAGCGCTCCGTCGTGCGCTTCCGGGATCTGTTGGATCGTGCGACCCATCGCGTGGAGGTCGCCGTGACGCTGTTGGCCGTCCTGGAGCTGATCAAGCGTCAGAGGATCGTCGTCGAGCAGCCTCAGTTGTTTGGGGATATCCTGATTCGGCCGGTGCCGGGCGTCGATTGGTCGTCCTTTGCCGACGTATCCACCAATGGCGCAGACCCAGAACCAGCAACGCTCCCGTGA
- a CDS encoding nitrate reductase, with protein MGQDTQGGWFRSARVLILGLVAVIVVLGVALIAVTVGGSLTQVEPERVNALAESDDECVTCHRRTTPGIIEQYGYSSMAAAEITCRDCHEVEADYPGAEEHEGTYVLGSPTTAICERCHSVEVAQFNQSRHGLPAYVAYAGTEDLTPELLSVYESVPEGGFNPDRMRNALYAMEGPDITRFACESCHNIGKPAADGSVGQCQKCHLRHEFSLEQARKPETCNACHIGPDHPQWEIYQESPHGIAYMTGGDRWNWDAEPGTLTVSDFPAPTCATCHMSGFGASGTTHDVGDRLTWYLFAPISKRRPSWQDNQTRMQNVCRECHNENFIKDFFDAADRATEAVNAWVEESNEIVAPLKERGLLTAEPFDEPIDFTYFNLWHHWGRTAKFGVWMQGPDYVQWHGVYEILNDLAELREMAEEKLQEAGQ; from the coding sequence ATGGGACAAGACACACAAGGCGGTTGGTTTCGTTCTGCGCGTGTGTTGATCCTCGGTTTGGTGGCGGTGATCGTCGTGCTGGGCGTGGCCCTCATCGCGGTCACCGTGGGAGGCTCGCTCACCCAGGTAGAGCCCGAGCGTGTGAACGCCCTGGCGGAAAGCGATGACGAGTGTGTGACGTGCCACCGTCGGACGACGCCAGGCATCATCGAGCAGTATGGCTATAGCTCCATGGCCGCCGCCGAGATCACCTGTCGAGATTGCCATGAGGTGGAGGCCGACTACCCCGGCGCGGAGGAGCACGAGGGCACCTACGTGTTGGGCAGCCCCACCACGGCCATCTGCGAGCGCTGTCACTCCGTGGAGGTGGCCCAGTTCAACCAGAGCCGTCATGGGCTTCCGGCCTATGTCGCCTACGCGGGCACGGAGGACTTGACGCCCGAGCTGCTCTCGGTCTATGAGTCGGTCCCGGAGGGCGGCTTCAACCCCGATCGGATGCGGAACGCCCTGTACGCCATGGAGGGCCCCGACATCACCCGCTTCGCCTGTGAGAGTTGCCATAACATCGGCAAGCCGGCCGCCGACGGCTCGGTGGGCCAGTGTCAGAAGTGCCACCTGCGGCATGAGTTCAGCCTGGAGCAGGCTCGCAAGCCGGAGACGTGCAACGCCTGCCACATCGGGCCAGATCATCCGCAGTGGGAGATCTACCAGGAGTCGCCACATGGGATCGCCTATATGACCGGTGGGGACCGCTGGAACTGGGATGCCGAGCCTGGCACGTTGACGGTGAGCGACTTCCCGGCTCCGACGTGTGCAACGTGTCATATGAGCGGCTTCGGCGCCAGCGGCACGACGCATGACGTGGGCGATCGCCTGACCTGGTACCTGTTCGCCCCCATCAGCAAGCGTCGGCCGAGCTGGCAGGATAACCAGACACGCATGCAGAACGTGTGTCGGGAGTGCCACAACGAGAACTTCATCAAGGACTTCTTCGACGCGGCCGACCGGGCCACCGAGGCGGTGAACGCCTGGGTGGAGGAGAGCAACGAGATCGTGGCACCCCTCAAGGAGCGTGGCCTGCTGACGGCTGAGCCGTTCGACGAACCGATCGACTTCACCTACTTCAACCTGTGGCATCACTGGGGACGCACGGCCAAGTTCGGCGTCTGGATGCAAGGCCCCGACTACGTGCAGTGGCATGGCGTCTATGAGATCCTGAACGATCTGGCCGAGCTGCGCGAGATGGCCGAGGAGAAGCTGCAGGAGGCAGGGCAGTAG
- a CDS encoding type 1 glutamine amidotransferase has protein sequence MAGKLSGKKVVIIVANEFEDIELLYPILRLSEEGAEVAVVPVNEGLHPRPQVDCKPVTGRFGHTVPIPVMSEGRRYIIKGIDEVRADEVDCLLFPGGYSPDVLRLHEPTLNLVRACHEQGKIIAAICHGPWVLISAGILKGRRATGYAAVRDDSINAGAEWVDVPAVRDGNVITGRVPDDLPEFCQEIIKALSE, from the coding sequence ATGGCGGGAAAGCTCTCTGGGAAGAAGGTCGTCATCATCGTGGCCAACGAGTTCGAGGACATCGAGCTGCTGTACCCCATCCTGCGATTGAGTGAGGAAGGGGCAGAGGTCGCCGTTGTGCCGGTGAACGAGGGTCTGCATCCCCGTCCGCAGGTCGATTGCAAGCCCGTGACGGGTCGCTTCGGCCATACCGTGCCCATCCCGGTTATGTCGGAAGGGCGGCGATATATCATCAAAGGGATCGACGAGGTGCGTGCTGACGAGGTTGACTGCCTGCTCTTCCCCGGCGGATACTCGCCGGACGTGTTGCGGCTGCACGAGCCCACGTTAAACCTGGTGCGTGCGTGCCATGAGCAGGGCAAGATCATCGCCGCCATCTGCCATGGGCCCTGGGTGCTGATCTCGGCGGGGATCCTGAAGGGAAGGCGGGCCACCGGATATGCGGCCGTGCGGGACGACTCGATCAACGCCGGGGCGGAGTGGGTGGACGTCCCGGCCGTGCGAGATGGCAACGTGATCACCGGCCGGGTCCCGGACGACCTGCCGGAGTTCTGCCAGGAGATCATCAAAGCGCTGTCGGAGTAG
- a CDS encoding alpha-glucosidase/alpha-galactosidase → MPKITIIGAGSVVFTRNLTSDILLVPALQDSTISLMDIDPVRLGLARDLVQRMIDERKLPARVEATLDRREAIQGADFVIITIQVGGLDAYRLDIEIPRKYGVGQCVGDTLGPGGVFRGLRTIPVLLDIAREMDELCRPDALLINYSNPMSINCWAFAEGSGRPHVGLCHSVQGTTEMLARWIGAPYEEVTYKCAGINHQAWILEFRWRGEDAYPLIRKAAEDPERQGEEPVRIELMQQFGYFVTESSGHASEYVPYFRKSERMVDEELSPRFKSEADHWFRWGRTGGYYDHCVELLPTYLDDVKEQIAGERPLPTERTHEYGSYIVEAMVTNRPTVIHGNVPNTGLITNLPEGCCVEVPCLVDGNGIRPCYVGDLPSQLAGLNRCMINVQELAVQGALTGDREAIVHAVMLDPLTAAVCTLPQIRAMVDEMFEAQAQWLPQFP, encoded by the coding sequence ATGCCCAAGATCACAATCATCGGGGCGGGGAGCGTCGTGTTCACGCGCAATCTGACCAGCGATATCCTGCTGGTCCCCGCGCTGCAGGACAGCACCATCAGCCTGATGGACATCGATCCCGTGCGGTTGGGGCTGGCCCGGGACCTGGTGCAGCGGATGATCGACGAGCGGAAATTACCCGCCCGGGTGGAGGCCACGCTGGATCGCCGGGAGGCCATCCAGGGCGCCGACTTCGTGATCATCACCATCCAGGTGGGAGGGCTGGACGCGTACAGACTGGACATCGAGATCCCCAGGAAGTACGGCGTGGGCCAGTGTGTGGGGGATACGTTGGGGCCGGGCGGCGTCTTTCGGGGCCTGCGCACCATCCCCGTCCTGCTGGACATCGCCCGGGAGATGGACGAGCTGTGCCGGCCGGATGCGCTGCTCATCAATTACTCCAACCCCATGTCCATCAACTGCTGGGCCTTCGCCGAGGGGAGTGGCCGGCCTCATGTGGGGCTCTGTCACAGCGTGCAGGGCACCACGGAGATGTTGGCTCGCTGGATCGGCGCGCCGTACGAGGAGGTCACGTACAAGTGTGCCGGGATCAATCATCAGGCATGGATCCTGGAGTTCAGGTGGCGGGGCGAGGATGCCTATCCGCTGATCCGCAAGGCCGCCGAGGATCCGGAGCGGCAGGGGGAGGAACCGGTGCGCATCGAGCTGATGCAGCAGTTCGGTTACTTCGTCACCGAGTCCAGCGGCCACGCCTCGGAGTACGTGCCCTATTTCCGCAAGAGCGAGAGGATGGTGGACGAGGAGCTCTCGCCGCGTTTCAAGTCGGAGGCCGATCACTGGTTCCGATGGGGGCGTACGGGCGGCTACTACGACCACTGCGTCGAGCTGTTGCCCACGTACCTGGACGACGTGAAGGAGCAGATCGCAGGCGAGCGGCCGTTGCCCACGGAGCGCACCCACGAGTACGGCTCGTACATCGTCGAGGCCATGGTGACCAACCGGCCGACGGTGATCCACGGCAACGTGCCCAACACGGGGCTCATCACGAACCTGCCGGAGGGATGCTGCGTGGAGGTGCCCTGTCTGGTGGATGGCAACGGCATCCGGCCGTGCTACGTGGGCGACCTGCCCTCGCAACTGGCCGGGCTGAACCGCTGCATGATCAACGTGCAGGAGTTGGCGGTGCAGGGGGCCCTGACCGGCGATCGAGAGGCCATCGTCCACGCGGTGATGTTGGACCCGTTGACCGCGGCCGTGTGCACGCTGCCGCAGATCCGGGCCATGGTGGACGAGATGTTCGAGGCGCAGGCGCAGTGGCTGCCGCAGTTCCCATAA